A segment of the Lolium perenne isolate Kyuss_39 chromosome 3, Kyuss_2.0, whole genome shotgun sequence genome:
GGCCAATGCGCTCCCCGCCGGGAACATCCGCCCGTCCGGGCGCGTTCCGGGGgcggccgccgcgccgccgccgccgccccgctcCCGCCCGGACGTGCTCGGATCCGGGACCGGCCACTACGGCCACGGGAGCATCATGCGGGGCGCCGGCTTGGCCCCCGCGAGGAGCGGCATTGACGCGCCGTCCTTcctctcgagatctccggcgagctcccCGGCCGCGCGAGGGACCGGCGGGGGTCTCCAGGAGATGACTCGTCTAGGCAACGAGTGGTACAAGAAGGGGGTGCACGGGGAGGCGCTGCGCTACTACGACCGCGCGGTGTCCCTGTGCCCCGAAAGCGCCGCGTGCCGCGGAAACCGCGCCGCCGCGCTCGTCGGCCTCGGCAGGCTGGCCGACGCGCTCCGCGAATCCGAGGAAGCCGTCCGGCTTGACCCAGCCAGCGGCCGCGCCCACAGCCGCCTCGCTGGTCTCTGCCTCCGGTGAGCTTCCTGTGCTACTCTCTCTAGAACCAGCATTGCGCGGAATCCATTAGATTTCAGTTCGATGCGTAGATCCCTACTTCTTGCTTGCTTTGATTTCCCATTGACTGTTCACGCCTGCATGTTGCTGTTGCTTTCTTGGCTCTAGTTGCCAGCTTTTCCCGTTAGCAACTCCAGCTCCAAGAGGAAAGCAACATGATAGTTGCGCTCCTCCCTTTTCTTTTTGTTACTGCTTGATCGTCGCTGTCTGTAAATATTTTCCTGCTTGTGTGTGTTCTATTATATTagaaaaaaaatcgatctttggGTTACATAGTGAGCACAGTAATTTGTTCTTAGTTGATCTGTGAGTGTGGAAAACCCAGGATCTTGTCTTGGAAGCAAATTGGTGTTAAAGCGGTTCCCATCACACAATGCTGATGAAAGGGGGTTGCTTagctgtttttctttttctttttcgaaATGGGTTGCTTAGCTGTATTGTTTTGTAAGCTTGCTTGGTCCCAATTTCATTAGGTACACTTGATTTAGACCACACAATGCTGATGGATACTGAATTTAATCCCAATTCCGTTCACGCGGGGCACTGTCCTGATTCAGGAGCATTTCAGTGTTATTTCATCAGATAATAATCGATGTGCTTTTCTTGAATTGTTACTGAAATGTTTGTTGTTCTCATTCTTGTAGGCTTGGAATGATTGAGAAAGCGAGGAGGCACTTAACACAGGCTAGGCATCTTCAGGAGTCTGACCCTGCGGATTGGGAGAACTTGCAAGATGTGGAGATGCATCTAGGAAGAAGCACGGATGCCAGGAAAATTGGAGATTGGAAGAGCGCGCTGAGGGAAGCCGATGCTGCTATTGCAGCAGGAGCTGACTCCTCCCAGTTGGTAAAATCCTCCTCCAACGCCTCTGTTTTCTCTCTTCGAAAGTGTTTACTCCTCCAATGCCTCTGCTACACTGGATTCATGGTAGAATTTATATTGTCTTCTTCTTTTTTACGCAGCTTCGTGCCTTGAGATCAGAAGCACTTCTTCGGCTCCACAAGCTAGAGGAAGCTGATTCGACTCTTACAAGCTTGCTGAAACTAGACACTGCATTACTATCTTGGACGGCAGTCAAACTCTCGGGCATGCTAGTTGAGTCTTATGTAAATATTGTGCGAGCCCAGGTTGACATGGCATTGGGAAGGTATGATCGTCTAACCTGTAACGATGATTGATTTTCTAGATTGGAGCGACAGCTGCTTACATTATAGTTGGGAATGCTTTCTGCAGGTTTGATGCCGCTGTTGCAGCAGCTGAAAATGCTAGACGTATTGACCCTGGGAATGCGGAAGTTGGGATGATTCTTAATAATGTGAGACTAGTTGCAAGAGCTCGAGCCCAGGGAAATGAGCTCTTTAAGGCTGCCAAATTTTCTGATGCATCTATAGCCTATGGCGAAGGGCTGAAGTATGATCCTTCAAATCCAGTGCTCCACTGCAATCGAGCAGCTTGTTGGTGGAAGCTGGACCGGTGGGAGAAAGCTGTTGATGACTGTAATGAGGCATTGAGAATACAACCAAATTACACCAAGGCTCTCTTAAGGCGAGCAGTGTCCTATTCCAAGGTAAGCAACAGCAATAGAGCATGCATTCTG
Coding sequences within it:
- the LOC127342947 gene encoding TPR repeat-containing thioredoxin TTL1, coding for MSEADRLRLRAAALALDSGAAVRDKPDSKANVFADLGSPVSPLRARASVTTSSSSSSGSAKSPAQSNVGAAGLAGGRSHSGELAVESNPPRLPGHRRCGSGPLIFSGGGSSSGGSGGVAGDRGSTASSPMANALPAGNIRPSGRVPGAAAAPPPPPRSRPDVLGSGTGHYGHGSIMRGAGLAPARSGIDAPSFLSRSPASSPAARGTGGGLQEMTRLGNEWYKKGVHGEALRYYDRAVSLCPESAACRGNRAAALVGLGRLADALRESEEAVRLDPASGRAHSRLAGLCLRLGMIEKARRHLTQARHLQESDPADWENLQDVEMHLGRSTDARKIGDWKSALREADAAIAAGADSSQLLRALRSEALLRLHKLEEADSTLTSLLKLDTALLSWTAVKLSGMLVESYVNIVRAQVDMALGRFDAAVAAAENARRIDPGNAEVGMILNNVRLVARARAQGNELFKAAKFSDASIAYGEGLKYDPSNPVLHCNRAACWWKLDRWEKAVDDCNEALRIQPNYTKALLRRAVSYSKLERWADCVRDYEVLRKELPTDTDVAEKLFHAQVALKTTRGEDVSNMKFGGEVESVTNLEQYSAAIRSPGVSVVYFMGTMNQQCIQVTPVVDSLCSECPSVNFLKVNVEDSPMVAKTENVRIVPTFKIYKDGVRVKEMICPTLQVLRYSVRHYAVSSS